gaacccGGTGGAACCAGacttccacaatttggcgcccaactcGGCTGGACCACCGGAGGCCGGGGAAGACGACACCCTGACGGCTCTCGCGGGAGCGCTCTCTGAGCTGGCAGCGACCACCCGCCAACAGTGCCAGGTCCTGCGGGCGTTAGCGGACCAGGGGGGCGGTGCACTGTCAGTGCCGACGACCGTCACCATCCCCCGCATGGGAGAAAAAGAAGATCCCCAtgcctttttggacatttttgcggCCACGGCGAGAGCATGCGCGTGGCCGGAAGAAGAGTGGGGGGTGCGGCTCTTGCCGCTCCTGACGGGGGAGGCGCAGCGTGCGGCGCTCAGCCTGCCGGCGCCCTCCAGAGTGCGCTTTGAGGACCTGAGGAgggcggtgctggaccggacGGGAGGCACCGCCGAAGATTGCCGACGACGGTTCCGGTCCATGCGTCTGGGGAAGGAGGACCGGCCATTCGCCTTTGGCCAGCGGCTCCAGGAGGCGGCGACGCGCTGGCTGCAGCCGGGAGAGGTAGATGGCCGACTGCTGGACCAGATCGTACTGGAGCAGTTTGTGGAGGCTATCCCGACGCGGACGGCGAACTGGATCCGGTACCACCGGCCCCGGGACCTCGCagcagcggtgaccctcgccgagAACCACCTGGCTGTCCACCGCGAGGAGAGAGAACGACACATTCCCCACTTTTTCCCACGTGACCCTCCCTCTATTCTGTCTCCGCAGGTCCCGGGTGCTGCTTCCAGAACATCTCCCGCGCAGACGGCCCCTCAAACGCttgggcaggcgtgctggaggcgTGGGCGGCCCGGTCGCGCGCGTCACGGACCTCAGCAGGTGGAGGTGGGGCGCGTGAGCCGGGTGGCCGCTCCTTCAGTGCCCTCCCCCGGCCCGGGGGAGACGTACGGTATGAAGGTAACGATACAGGGGAGTACATAccaggcgatggtggattcgggctgcgggcagaccatgatccaccagaacctggttcgacccggggctttgaggcaggcGACACGGCTAAAAATCAGGtgtgttcatggggatgtgcacgagtaccctatggtgccagtaGAAATTTGGTATGAGGGCCAAAAGCATAGGGTCGAGGTAGCTGTAAGTACGCACCTCTCGCACCCCGTAATCTTGGGCACAAATTGGCCGGGGTTTAACCATTTACTGACACAATgtgtgggggtgcgttcacggaccGTAGGAAAGGGGAGCATCCGCGCGGTTCTCAGTGGTGACGCGGGTCCGTCCGatactgccgagcgggaaccggtgggggcttcgcgggaaGCCCCCCCGGCCCCCCACTGGCACCCTATGGAGGATTTTCCGCTCGAGCAGTCTCGCGACGAAACTTTGCgcgcggcctgggaccaggtggattacatcgacggtcagctggtgcgcccgggagcAGCGCGGGTGTTCCCTCACTTCTCGATTATGAGAGATAGACTATACCGAGTGAGCCGTGACACTCAGACCGGAGAGGAATCCACCcaattgttggtgccaaaacgccgcagggaaatggttttccaggcggcgcattataatcccatggctggccacatggggtataataaaacactaaatcgggtcatggtccgattctattggccgggcatccgggcagacgtgcgccgctgatgcgctgcctgcccggactgtcagctggtgaacccggcggccaccccaaaggcgcctttgcgcccattgccgctcatggaggtccccttCAAAAGAATGggtatggacctcatcggaccattccacccgagcacacggggatatcgctttgtgttagtcctagTGGATTACGCAAcacgctatcccgaagcagtgcccctgcgctccatctctgcaaagagtgtagcgcaggccctgtttcaggtcatctcccgagttggaatcccgaaagagattctgactgaccagggcacgtcctttatgtcacgcacgataaaggaactgtacggattattgggaattaaagcgatccgcaccagcgtaaaccatccacaaacagatgggctggtggagagattgaataaaacgctgaaaaccatgatccgtaagtttacacataaggacaaaccaaattgggataaatggctggatcccctactgtttgcgatgcgggaggtacctcaGGCCTCCACAGGCTTTGCGCCTTTTGAGTTACTATACGGCAGGAAGCCGTGCGGAGTATTGGACgtaattaaggaaagctgggaggaggggccaagctccagcaaaaacgaaattcaatacgtcatggacatgcgagcaaaactccacacggtggggcacttgtcacgcgagaatttgctccgtgcccaggaacgtcagcagcgcacgtataacagggggactcagcttagaaaattttcaccgggagaaaaagtgcttatATTACTCCCCACATCCAGCTCGAAATTACTTGCGCGCTGGCAAGGACCCTTCGAGGtcacacggcaagtgggtgatgtggacTACGAGGTCCGGCGCTCGGACCGGGGCGGAGCCACCCAAATTTATCATATAAACCTCCTGAAAGCATGGAAGGAGGcagagcctgtttccatggtaacgGTGGTTAAGGAGGAGGGGGAGTTCGGGCCGGAGGTCCCGCGCGCTGGTCCGCCCTTTCCCCTCCTCTGTGACGATCAGCTCACGTTAGCGCAGAGAGCGGATGTTGCTAAACTGCAGCagcgcttctctgatgtgttctcccctcggcccgggcgcacgaacctcatccagcatcatattgagaccaccccgggtgttacggtgcggtctcggccctacaggctccccaaacacaaacgcaaagtagttcgggaggaattaaaatccatgctggagttgggggtaatagaataatcccacagcgcgtggtgcagtcccattgttctggtagggaagaaggatgggtctgtgcggttctgtatggattaccgcaaggtgaaCGAAATTTCAcgttttgacgcgtacccaatgcctcgggtcgacgagctcctggatcggctgggcGCTGCTCGTttcttcacgacactggatttaaccaagggctactggcagattcccttgtcaccagagtccaggGAAAAAACGTCcttttccactccggaaggtttgtaccaatttgtgtcacttccgtttggcttgttcggtgcgcccgccacgttccagcgcctcATGGACCGTGTGCTGCGACCCTACGCTGcggcctacctggatgatgtcatcatccagagtagcagctgggatgagcacatgcggcgggtgggggcagtgctcgagtccctgagacaggcagggctcaccgccaacccggcgaagtgtgcagttggccggagggaagtacagtatctggggtaccacttgggaggagggcaggtgcggccgcaggtagaTAAAACAGCGGCAATTGCGACCTGCCCAAaccccaagacgaaaaaagaggtgaggcagtttttgggtctggcgggTTACTACAGGAGGTTTATCCCCCAGTTTGCGGACCTTACCAGCCCAATAACTGACCTCACctgaaagggtgctccagatctggtccagtggacggagcagtgccagcaggcgtttgagagggttaagaaggccctctgcgaggagccggtcctgcacatgcctgatttttctctcccgttttgtctgcaggctgacgcgtcgggcagaggactgggagcggttttgtcccagcaggtggagggcgTCGACCGACCCATTCTCTACATCAGCCGGAAGCTGTCCGAaagggaggcaaggtacagcacagtggggagggagtgcctcgccatcaggtgggcggtcggggccctccgatactacctcctggggcgctcattcagcctctgctcggaccacaaacccctccagtggctccaccgcatgaaagatgccaacgcgcggatcacccgttggtatctagcTTTGCAACCCTACAACTTCAGAGTGATTCACAGACCGGGGGCACAGATGGCTGTGGCCGACTTCCTTTCCCGCTCCctcattggggggggggggggggccggaCGGCGTCCCGGCCTGAGTCTGACGGTGGAGGTAtgtgaggggcgtggcctgcggacctgcagcgaggcgggacgtgtcgggaccggcttcgagattagcgacaggtgagtggatgacacagctgagggtgtttgtctgatcacctgtcgctctgttaaaagcagcagtcgggaagaagagaggtggtggagcacgagcgatagcgagagcgagacagacgagaaagacatttgctgaaaagcacgaaaagactgaaaataaaaccTTGTTCAAAACCCTGAACACTGCTGTCATGTCCGTGGttggtggtcagaagaacccGGTGGAACCAGACTTCCACaatcaatatttcagaataattcccaccaatacaGTAATATTGGGGTACGGTGGAATTATTTTGATCCACATCTTTTAGCATTGATTATTTATCCGataacaaaaaaactaacaacaATGACAAGCCATTCTTTTtaacggctctttgaaaggaatgGCTCTTTAAGATTTGGCTTCCTTCCTCCATAAATCCCATTCCTAACAAACACATTTTACAAGAGATTAAAAATGGGAACATGGATCAGTGCATACCTGGCAGACTGTGTCCCTCTTGCTGGTGCTACTGTCCTGACGAGACAAGCCAGAGTCCACAGACTGAGTGTCTGATGCATCTGCATCTGCAGCTGCTGGACTGTCAAGGCTCTTCCCAAATAAACCCTGTGACAGACAGCGATTTGGCATCAAATACATTTCAAACATACTGTCTGTATGCTTACAACTTTAACAATGTCTTAATTCAGGGTCCTACAGTAATAGAGCATCTTTGTCTTGTGTGTGCATCTAAGTCTACCTGTGGATCGTTGAGGCCTCTGGAGTCAGAATCTGATGTGTCTCTATACTGGGAGGACGCCATCTCGACATCTGTCGACGCTCTGCTTCGCTTCTTCAGCGGTTTACAGGCATCAGATATCTCGCTGGCTCCTGAACGAAGAGGAATTAATAATGGAATGATTTTTTATTGCTGGGACGAGAAATGTGAGGGGGCAGTGTGATCTGATCACCAACCTTTCTGAGAACCTGCCTTCGGTGTGGCCTCTGGAGCCATCTCCGCCTGGGTTGAAAAGGTAAAATATCAAAGTTGTATAGAGTTCCATGGCACAGTGATGCTAAGAACAGAAAACTAACTAACTTCTAATACTTGCATAACAGTAGTGGATGGAACATTCATCTTTTACTGAAATTATTCATTTAATTTGCATTCAAGTTGAATGCCTCTACAATTGCACACTTGTCAGACATCTGGAGGATGCTGTCAGTGACTTTCCCCGGTTACCTAGCTAACTAATAGAGAGATGAAATTATGTGTATagctttaactatcattttagacaAAGTCTGCCAGTTAAACTTTGGTCTATGTACTTGTGTGCAGCTTTCTAAACAcatcataatcatcatcatcacagtGTGTTTTAGTACTTTTTATTGCTGCTATGTTTACTGTCCTCTGTTTACATACAATTCATACTTTGTTTTTATTGACACTTTGCATGTCCTTGCGCTAAAATGGACAAAAGTGTATTACAGTTATCATTTTTGTAACACCCTAATGAGCAGCACATTTACGGTATAAATATTTCAAATAATATAATCCAaatagtcgactaattgttaagataatcgttgactagtCGACAATCAAATTAGTCGTGAGGTGCAGTCGtatttaatgaatttattgaagCTGACGGAGGAAATTATACAGAAAATGTGTGGTCCATTTCTAAACCGCCATAATGTATGTTTTGCATGAAAAACAACATATTATACAAAGTAGAAAGTTCTGCACGGATCTACAAAAACTGCTGTGATGTGCACAGCAAAACAGTCGTCGATGTAGGATGTGGATACTGTATGCTTTTGAATCGACACGGAAGTAATGCAGCCAATCTACGCTTCTTGAATAACTGCTATACATTTGCTTTAGAATTGACAAGAAAACCGTGAGGCTGCAAAATCTTGCTCCAAACCACCAAACACCACATTTCACCACGTTAACCATTTTGAAAAGGTATAAAAACATTTGATACCTGTTCCTTTTTGGTTTTCTTTTTGGGCACTGGGGCACTTTCAGACTCCGACCTGCTCCTGACCGACCGCCGCTGTAGTTTCCTCTCCTGAGAACCTGAGGAATCATGGAAACATTATGCACGAGTCTTCCTTGTTCCTTTAAGTGATTAATGTCTTCCTACAAACCATGTGGACTGCTGTGATGGGAGCCAGGAGAGGATGTTGGTTGCGTTCCTCCCTCTTCGCTCCTCCGACTTGCGGGAGATTCTCTCCTCTCCTCTTCTTCCATGTCGTCAgcgtcttcctcttcctctggGCTGGGTTCAGGTTTAGCTCTGCTGTCCTGCTGACAACAAATTGTGTATAAGAACTCAGAGGAAAATAATCATGTGAGAAGACTCTGCTCCACTGACCTCAGGTGAGCAGTAGCCCAAATCCGGCTGCCTGCCTTCTCCAGCCgctctctcctcctcctcctcctcctcctcctcctcctcctcgtcatcATCCTTCTCCTCTTCTTTCTTCTGGGAAGGAGCAATTTTCTTCTGCAGGAGAGGCCAGTCACACTTTGTGATCTCCACGTTCAGCCTCTTCATGGTGATGGAAAGAGGCAGCAGCTTCCTTGCTGCCGCAGTTTTCCAAGCCCTGACCGGCGGTGGAGAATCCTTCTGGGCTCCTGCATCTGAATCCTGTTTAGGAGAGTCTGTCTTACTCTGGTCCCCCCTCAGGTTCATCTTCTCATTTGAAGCCTGGGACTCTTCCGTGTTGGAGATACTGCACTGTCGACGTGGAAGCTGTCTTCTTGGTGGCTGCTCTCTATCTGGCGACTTAACTTCACCGTCTTCTTTCTTATTGGTTGAGCCGCTGGATCGCCGGCTTCGCTTCTCAGCCCGGCCAATGGCTTTCTTGGCAGACGGCGCTTCGTTGGGGGTCGGGTCGACATATATGAAGGTGTAGTTGTCGATGCGCTCCTGACGCGTCATCAGGAAGGCGTCCTCTGCGTGGCCCACACCTACTTCCCACTGAGCACGCTCCCTCTGAGGGATAGGTTTCAGAAGCTGGAGACAAACCAAAACCAGTTTATTGTGTGGTACTGACTAGACACTTTATTAGGTTAAAGGACTGTATAATATCCGCCTTTACAAAATTAATGCGAAGGTTTGGTGACACTTTCAATAATAGGTAAGTGTTTAAAATATTAGAAAGACCTCTTGGTGTGATGCACCACAATTATAACCATATTGTTAAATCGGAGTATCAAAGGGATCATTTTCAGTTCAGCTCTTGTATTGCATTGCATTGAATAGATTGTTGTGGTCAATgggtagggatgtaacaatatgaacatttcatatcacggttatcatggttatcattatcatcaaagtattgttgaatatgctcaaaaactacttatacacacactgaaatatattaaccaagttgttttttttcaaataactaaaataaatgacacactgtaaacccactattttgcatgctttgtgtttcttatgattcactgatagtgttttaaatcttattattgtTTCTAATTGCTAAGCTTTTATTGATTTAAAtactggtttgtactgtagcacgttaagctttatttaaatgaaaagtgcttaagaaataaaatatattactatCATTTATAATTTCTGGTAAGCATTGTGGCGTCTTACTTTGCTCAgtggtccttgaacacaccgtaaaaacacctccgtCTCAGAACGATCACTCTAGTCCAagtctgggcaattattttgaccccgggggccaaatttagagaaaaaaatgtgtctggggactggtatatctatttttaggaacactaatacaaaacctcacaataatgtctgattgaatgctgaaaACGATAACGTTTTCAAAAATAATGTCATAAGACAGTCGCCttgaaaaacggaatggaattttatttttttttactgaatgagacacccagtatgtacatgaaaataaagaatgtgggatttacaatattaactatgaaggataaaacactgaatattgacaacatatgaacatcacacaccctctccatccacatattttacaatcaagtgacacgcaacaaaaatgcaacaaatacagcgaaatatgaatgtgaagggtaaaaaataaacccacctacaatctgatatatcactaagctttaaaactttgttgtaaaaatctccttccgtgtctgtccctgacacccgcatttcaggctgacactctggaaacactctgtggaaacactccccactctcactgcttggtgccttgtctgagctgctgtgacttagattaccatagtaactaattagataaccatagtaactcattagattaccatagtaactaattagatgaccacagtaactagtatataatgcaaaagcacagattccaactattgaaatactttgtatagttcaagacttacggtcattagaaaacatcactgtacatcataatggcagctacgctttccatcttaaagatctaaaaaaattatttgggaatgtccggcgggccagattgaaaagcttattgggccgcatgtggcccccgggccttaatttgcccaggtctgctctagtcTAACAGAGCACAGCTtacaggttcaatgtgcacacttGAATTAGCCTAGTTGCTCAGAGAGTAATGTATTTAAGTTtaaattggggtatgttgtttcttaatggggaaatacataaatgtctcttgttttcatgttagcatttaagctagtgaGCGCACGCaagtcagtctgtgagtttatcgaAGTACAGTTATCAATCATGGTTTTTCgatgattttaatttaaaatggtaatactaagtgtcgggagttttaccgcggtgctcattattaccgtttatcgttacatctctTATAGTAGGTATACATTTGTTTATCATCTCTTTTCTTTGACATCCAAACACATAAAAAGCATGAATCCAGTTAGTGGTGAAACTGAACTGCAAATGAAACATACTTTGTGTTTTTCCACGGGGTTTGTGGTCTTGCGCAGCGTGTCAGTCTGTAGTTCGTCAAACTGTTGCTTGCCCTGGTACATGACGATCCTCTTCTCGTGGATCCATGCTCGTTCTGCCACGCTGCCAAAAAACTGGACGTGGTATTCCCTGTGACCTGCACGGCACATTGGGAGTTGAGCATGTGCTTACTCTCATTTTTCAACCTTCAAAAACAGACGCTTGTTAATATCTATGTGCTTACCTCTGGTGTTGATACGTGTGTAGACCTTCATCTGTGGGTCAGATGACACCATGCAAGGCCACCATGGGTAAGTACCCACCTTGGACCATACTAAATCTCCAATCACAAACTCCTTACAGAATCCAGTCTCTTGGATCACAGAAGGTTGATTGACTTTCGGAACctgtaaaaacaaaatgtttcttttaaaTTATTAGCTATTCAATAAAGGAACCAGAGATGAGTGCTCGTGCCTTTGATGTCTTTGGTTCAGTTTTGATAACTGTCGTCTGAGGCTTCTCTGTCGGGGGCAGTGGTACCTCTGTTGGTTGTGGAAGGACATAAGTGTCCTCCTTCTCGCCCGCAGTTGCTGCAAGGCCTTGGACGTGCTCCAGAATGGGCTCTGGGATGTGTAGTTGGAGCTTGGCGCTCTTTTTCCTCTTCTCCTTCTTCCTCTCATGTCGGCGCTGCACCTGAGCCGCCTCATTCTTCTGAGATTCCTTCAGAAGATTTAGACACACAAAAAGAAATGAAGAACTGGGACATCAGTTAACTTTTGGTTCCTTTGAAGCAAATTTGGCTCTGTCTCTCTATGCACATATCCAACCTTTCTTTAGAGATGATTAGATGCTAACAATTTAGCAAACATTTTAAAGCAGTCAGCCTTATAAGTATTCATGGTATTTGTCTACATTTCCTGGATTTACTTTTTCGTAATTATTTAATTGTATCTTTTTTTACTGGGATTTGAGAATCTCTCGCCAATTCCCGCAGAATAATGTCAAGCGGATCTGAACTTCTTCAGACAGCAAAATACTTGAAGTGCATTCCAATTTACCACAATTGCTTCAAGATTCAATTAATCAACTATTTCAACAAAATATATTATTGTTTCATTATTGAGGCGCTGTTGATTCAATTTAGTTGGCTGTCTAAAGAAGCAAATGACATCAGCTATGTGAAGTTCAACTAGTAAACTACATCCGCACAGACCCCCTGGCGCTGTATTGGACTGTTTTTGTACTATTTCTGTAGTTGTTTTGATTATTACCGTATTGTTTCTTtgcttgtttgtaaatgttgaatattataaataaaggtttattttttttaaatttaaaaaaatacatccgcaCAGATCACAGCTATGGTAGAATGAATAATACATATTAATTTGTTTAGTCTCAAACACTGGTACGAACAcaggcttcatctagtggtacaTAGGAACACGCACGCATGCATACATTTCAAATCATATGGATCTAGAGGGCAATACCTGCAGTTCTTGCAGTAGATCTCCACACAGTGCAGATTCAAATAGCTCTTTGCCATTCTGATATGTCTTGATGATCTTTAGCTTGATCTCCGGGGAGCTGGTTTTCTTCAGCACACCTCCTGGGACGTTGGGAATGGCGGGCTGGAGAGGCTGCGAAGATGGAGTACTGTCCACAAGAGAGGGAGGTGGGCTGGATGAGGGCAGGTGCAAAGGTGGCGGAGGAGGGAGTGTGTGGGTCATGATGTGAGGCGTGTGGGGCAAGTGGTGCTGTGTGGGCAGGGGAAGGGGCAGGGGCAGGGGCAATGGCGGGGGGCTCTGTGGGTGGCTTTGGATGTGGGGTGTGCTCGAGAGGAAGTGGTGCGCGtggtgatggtggtgatgatggtggGGGTGCAAGTGCGGGTGATGTGTGGGCAGGGGCGGCGAAACAGGAGATCGTGGTCTTTCCTGGAGGCCGGGGCCTCTTAGCACCGTCCCCTCCCCAGGCATGAGAAGGCCATGCTCCCCGTAGCTACGTATGGCCCCGTAGCCGTTAGCCGAGCCGTTGGGGAACTGCGAGTACATGGAGAACTTGGACTGAGGCTCGTACATGCCCAGACCAGGAGGGTAGCCGTTGGAGACATGCGGCAGGTCCTCCGACGCTGAGTGTGGATAGGAGAAGTCTGCGTCCAGGGCCGCATCGTAAGAGGGACCGCCATCCTCGCCCGGGTCACTACCGGTGTCGCAGGTGCCGTCCTGTCTGATGTTGGCTGAGTCAATAAGCTGCGGGGGTTGCTGAATTGTATTTCCCATGATCCCTTGCATGAAAGAGAAGGAGAAATCCATTGTTGGGCTCCGGCATCCTTAACTGTCTTTTTCTTTGACTGGACCTGTTGACAGAGAAACATTGAATCTATTTGAatgaaactgtttttatcatctaagaaatatttctaaagtgagacatttgttgtcaaaattggatctcgaaatgatcattcacgcatTAATTTCGTttcgcattgactattgcaattctctcttcacccttttccaacaagtcaacgctaaatagacttcagactgtacaaaatgcggctgccagacttttgaccgatgcacccagaacagcctatatcacccccgttttatccagtcttcattggcttccagttaaattccgcattgagtatAAAAatgttagtcctgacattccgtgcgttgcatggtagggcccctcagtacatcaatgACTTGCTatgtccctactcttcagggcgcag
The sequence above is drawn from the Nerophis lumbriciformis linkage group LG33, RoL_Nlum_v2.1, whole genome shotgun sequence genome and encodes:
- the nsd3 gene encoding histone-lysine N-methyltransferase NSD3 isoform X1, whose translation is MDFSFSFMQGIMGNTIQQPPQLIDSANIRQDGTCDTGSDPGEDGGPSYDAALDADFSYPHSASEDLPHVSNGYPPGLGMYEPQSKFSMYSQFPNGSANGYGAIRSYGEHGLLMPGEGTVLRGPGLQERPRSPVSPPLPTHHPHLHPHHHHHHHHAHHFLSSTPHIQSHPQSPPPLPLPLPLPLPTQHHLPHTPHIMTHTLPPPPPLHLPSSSPPPSLVDSTPSSQPLQPAIPNVPGGVLKKTSSPEIKLKIIKTYQNGKELFESALCGDLLQELQESQKNEAAQVQRRHERKKEKRKKSAKLQLHIPEPILEHVQGLAATAGEKEDTYVLPQPTEVPLPPTEKPQTTVIKTEPKTSKVPKVNQPSVIQETGFCKEFVIGDLVWSKVGTYPWWPCMVSSDPQMKVYTRINTRGHREYHVQFFGSVAERAWIHEKRIVMYQGKQQFDELQTDTLRKTTNPVEKHKLLKPIPQRERAQWEVGVGHAEDAFLMTRQERIDNYTFIYVDPTPNEAPSAKKAIGRAEKRSRRSSGSTNKKEDGEVKSPDREQPPRRQLPRRQCSISNTEESQASNEKMNLRGDQSKTDSPKQDSDAGAQKDSPPPVRAWKTAAARKLLPLSITMKRLNVEITKCDWPLLQKKIAPSQKKEEEKDDDEEEEEEEEEEEERAAGEGRQPDLGYCSPEDSRAKPEPSPEEEEDADDMEEEERRESPASRRSEEGGTQPTSSPGSHHSSPHGSQERKLQRRSVRSRSESESAPVPKKKTKKEQAEMAPEATPKAGSQKGASEISDACKPLKKRSRASTDVEMASSQYRDTSDSDSRGLNDPQGLFGKSLDSPAAADADASDTQSVDSGLSRQDSSTSKRDTVCQICEVYGENLVPCEGECNRQFHLECLSLTSLPEGRFTCLECKNGNHQCFSCKKAGQEVTRCSVAGCGCHYHEDCVHKLPGTTSSSGEGFSCPQHSCATCCLERDLQRASKGRLMRCIRCPVAYHTGDSCVAAGSVILTHHIMICSNHGSTKKNGLLTSPVNVGWCFLCARGMLVQDLTDTILSSYAYKSHYLLTESNRAELKLPMIPSPSSATKKNVGKGGKLLCCDSCPASFHPECLEMQMPEGPWSCSDCRAGKKPHYKQIVWVKLGNYRWWPAEICNPRLVPSNIQSLRHDIGDFPVFFFGSHDYYWINQGRVFPYVENDKNFVTGQININKTFKKALEEAARRFQELKAQRESREALEQERNSRKPPPYKCIKSNKPVGKVQMHVADLSEIPRCNCRPTDEHPCSLDSQCLNRMLQYECHPQVCPAGDNCENQCFSKRLYAETDVIKTDGRGWGLMTNQSLRKGDFVTEYVGEVIDPEECQQRIKRAHENHVTDFYMLTLTKDRVIDAGPKGNSARFMNHSCSPNCETQKWTVNGDVRIGLFTLCDIEAGSELTFNYNLHCVGNRKTSCHCGSDNCSGFLGVQPTSAVVMEKEEKARNAKLKQRKRKMRLEGKHMHEYFCFFCGEGGELVMCDRKDCPKAYHLLCLNLTKPPYGRWECPWHDCSICGAQASSFCDFCPRSFCQDHEAGALTASSLDGRPCCSSHNPLSPLGSTLQQPPLPPSGLSPATVKEEPQRDDVAPSLPHSL